A stretch of the Aegilops tauschii subsp. strangulata cultivar AL8/78 chromosome 4, Aet v6.0, whole genome shotgun sequence genome encodes the following:
- the LOC109753137 gene encoding uncharacterized protein, with protein sequence MEKDNHKEGEGATAWMTVPAFGDWDMKNGAMPDYSMDFSKIREMRKQNKKELSRASLGGDDDLLAHHKQQHQQHQPAAKAPQPTKLGAPAKDHGPLHGRDHSPTGRKRFLSYFQCCIKA encoded by the exons ATGGAGAAGGACAACCACAAGGAG ggggagggggcgacggcGTGGATGACGGTGCCGGCGTTCGGGGACTGGGACATGAAGAACGGCGCCATGCCGGACTACTCCATGGACTTCTCCAAGATCCGGGAGATGCGCAAGCAGAACAAGAAGGAGCTCTCCCGCGCCAGCCTCGGCGGCGACGACGACCTCCTCGCCCACCACAAGCAGCAGCACCAGCAGCACCAGCCCGCCGCCAAGGCTCCCCAGCCCACCAAGCTCGGCGCTCCGGCCAAAGACCACGGCCCGCTCCACGGCCGCGACCACTCGCCCACG GGAAGGAAGAGGTTCCTGAGCTATTTCCAGTGCTGCATCAAGGCCTGA